One genomic segment of Spirochaetota bacterium includes these proteins:
- a CDS encoding PAS domain S-box protein, producing MKKMKSLNESHINSELLNERDEYKSKAQLIDELRGMRLQIAELKDAAVKQKADSLNESERIYRLISENTSDFISVVGMDGIYTYVSPAHMQLGYVPEDLLGKSGFDFIHPDDIEWMSSLLIEYSALRSEEIFSLNKPTTMNFNYRYSAKSGEWRDIVSTVDLTFDEFGKPSSIIFVSRDVTEFKRVEKELKKAATVVEMMIDGITISDMQGKILEINRGTTKQTGYMRDELVGKTPLEFIPEKEWPKFNRDINKLLSGESVKASDYSIINKNRDEIEVSINLSLLRDEDGIPREIIAVHRDITERKRAEEALRKAHDELEQRVLERTYELQKANEQLKGEINERKLAMKALLKEKMLSESLINSLPGVFYLFSEDGKFIRWNKNAEKISGYSSTEIANMNVMDFFTGNERRDIDDIIKMVLDTGEFSNELYATSKKGNRVPFYYTGIRTIIDNIPHVIGVGIDISEMKLMEQALRESEERYRRAIEDSPNPIFSINSDGIIQIWNRACETKLQYGTDIVGNSYHQLLENEGDLFILKEKVRQVFKGYALNDIDITFRCKDGTERFMVSRLYPLHEYEGKVIGCVFANTDITERKRMEKALSISQRRYIDLVESLPDIIFEVDALGNVTYANQAALDTFGYSQKDIEDGLNCMHTISPQDRDRAAADIAKVLSGGVLELVEYTALRKDGRGFPTILHVNSIPDIEGNLIGIRGIMVDITERKRAEQQLLHNAFHDELTGLPNRALFLDRLGHLIKISKRNRDNLFAVLFLDLDSFKVINDSLGHSIGDSLLIEISQWLKETLRPMDTIARLGGDEFAILLEDIKDNAGVIHVIERIQNILSNPLNINEQEIFTTASIGIAVSTPDYQYPEEMLRDAETAMYRAKALGRARYEAFDKEMHRQVTNLLQLETDLRRAIERREFLIYYQPVVSLRSGKISGFESLLRWDHPRDGLTLPDRFIPVLEETELIVPIGQWVLEEASRQMVEWQGRFPGKQTFYITVNISAKQFSQPNLLDQVKKILHDTGINKHRLTLEITESVIMKDYQATASMLKQLRNMNVRLAIDDFGTGYSSLGYLHSFPINILKIDHSFITRMNKNGGDLEIVRTIVNMAHNLGMEVVAEGIETTEQLVQLREMNCDYGQGYFFSHPIDGREAGILIENDPVW from the coding sequence CTGAATTGAAGGACGCTGCAGTTAAGCAAAAAGCTGATTCACTGAATGAGAGCGAAAGAATATATAGGCTTATAAGTGAGAATACAAGTGATTTTATATCTGTAGTTGGTATGGATGGGATATATACATATGTAAGCCCAGCTCACATGCAACTTGGTTATGTACCTGAAGATTTATTGGGAAAGAGTGGTTTTGATTTTATACATCCAGATGATATAGAGTGGATGTCATCGCTCTTAATTGAATATTCAGCTTTGAGGAGTGAAGAGATATTCTCATTGAATAAACCTACAACGATGAATTTTAATTACCGTTATAGTGCAAAATCAGGAGAATGGAGGGATATAGTAAGCACTGTAGATTTAACCTTTGATGAGTTTGGAAAGCCATCCTCCATAATATTTGTTTCCCGTGATGTCACAGAGTTTAAGAGGGTTGAGAAGGAGTTAAAAAAGGCTGCAACAGTTGTGGAAATGATGATTGATGGGATTACTATCAGTGATATGCAGGGGAAAATTCTTGAAATCAATAGAGGCACAACAAAACAAACAGGCTATATGAGGGATGAGTTAGTAGGTAAAACGCCGTTAGAGTTTATCCCTGAAAAAGAATGGCCAAAGTTTAATAGAGATATTAATAAACTCCTCTCTGGTGAATCCGTTAAGGCATCAGATTATTCTATTATAAATAAAAATAGGGATGAGATTGAGGTAAGTATTAATCTCTCACTCCTAAGGGATGAGGATGGAATACCCAGGGAGATTATTGCAGTACATAGAGATATTACTGAACGAAAGCGAGCTGAGGAAGCATTGCGAAAGGCTCATGATGAGTTAGAACAAAGGGTTTTAGAACGAACCTATGAACTTCAGAAGGCCAATGAACAGTTGAAGGGAGAGATAAATGAGCGCAAGCTGGCGATGAAGGCACTATTAAAAGAGAAAATGCTTTCTGAATCATTAATAAACAGTTTACCTGGAGTCTTCTATCTCTTCAGTGAGGATGGAAAATTCATACGATGGAATAAAAATGCTGAGAAGATATCAGGGTATTCAAGTACTGAGATTGCAAATATGAATGTTATGGATTTCTTTACAGGGAACGAACGAAGGGATATTGATGATATCATTAAGATGGTTCTCGATACTGGTGAATTCAGCAATGAATTATATGCTACATCAAAAAAAGGTAATAGGGTGCCCTTCTATTATACAGGAATTCGGACTATTATCGACAACATACCCCATGTTATTGGGGTAGGAATAGATATTTCTGAGATGAAGCTTATGGAGCAAGCGCTTCGGGAGAGCGAGGAACGGTATAGACGGGCTATTGAAGACTCCCCCAATCCAATTTTTTCAATCAATAGTGATGGAATTATACAGATTTGGAATAGGGCATGCGAGACCAAGCTTCAATATGGAACAGATATTGTTGGTAATAGTTATCATCAGCTATTGGAGAATGAAGGGGATCTTTTTATTTTAAAAGAAAAGGTGAGACAGGTGTTTAAGGGGTACGCCCTGAATGACATAGATATAACCTTTAGGTGTAAGGATGGGACAGAGCGCTTTATGGTTTCGCGATTATATCCTCTGCATGAATATGAGGGGAAGGTTATAGGTTGTGTTTTCGCAAATACAGATATTACAGAGCGTAAACGTATGGAAAAGGCCTTGAGTATTAGCCAGAGGAGATATATCGATCTTGTGGAATCATTGCCTGATATAATCTTCGAAGTAGATGCACTTGGGAATGTCACTTATGCAAATCAAGCTGCATTAGATACATTTGGTTATTCTCAAAAGGATATTGAGGATGGATTAAATTGCATGCATACAATCTCCCCTCAAGATCGAGACAGGGCAGCGGCAGATATAGCTAAAGTATTAAGTGGAGGGGTGTTAGAGTTAGTTGAATATACTGCGCTTCGAAAAGATGGCAGGGGTTTTCCGACTATCTTACATGTTAATTCTATTCCTGATATTGAAGGTAATTTGATAGGCATAAGAGGGATTATGGTGGATATCACCGAGCGTAAGAGGGCTGAACAGCAATTGTTACACAATGCCTTTCACGATGAATTAACTGGGTTGCCAAACCGTGCGTTATTTTTGGACAGACTTGGACATTTAATTAAAATTTCAAAACGGAATAGAGATAATTTATTTGCTGTGCTGTTTCTCGATTTGGATAGCTTTAAGGTTATCAATGATAGCCTTGGACATTCGATTGGAGATTCACTACTAATAGAGATATCTCAATGGTTAAAGGAGACCTTGCGCCCCATGGATACAATCGCAAGATTGGGGGGTGATGAATTCGCAATCCTTTTAGAGGACATTAAGGATAATGCTGGTGTAATTCATGTTATTGAACGAATCCAGAATATACTATCAAATCCATTAAACATCAATGAGCAGGAGATATTTACTACAGCCAGTATTGGAATAGCTGTGAGTACTCCGGATTATCAATATCCGGAAGAGATGCTTCGTGATGCTGAGACAGCTATGTACCGCGCAAAGGCTCTTGGTAGAGCTCGATATGAGGCTTTTGACAAAGAAATGCATAGGCAGGTCACTAATCTTTTGCAATTGGAGACTGACCTTCGTCGTGCAATCGAACGTAGAGAGTTTTTGATTTATTATCAACCCGTTGTTTCATTGCGAAGCGGTAAAATATCCGGCTTTGAGTCGCTTTTGCGATGGGACCATCCCAGGGATGGCTTGACCTTACCAGATAGATTTATTCCAGTCTTGGAGGAAACTGAACTCATTGTACCTATTGGCCAGTGGGTTCTGGAAGAGGCTTCTAGGCAAATGGTGGAATGGCAGGGGAGGTTTCCAGGAAAACAGACATTCTATATTACAGTAAATATATCAGCAAAACAGTTTTCACAACCTAATTTACTCGATCAGGTGAAGAAGATTCTTCATGATACAGGTATCAATAAACACCGTTTAACACTAGAAATAACAGAAAGCGTTATAATGAAGGACTATCAGGCTACTGCATCAATGCTTAAGCAACTGAGAAATATGAATGTGAGATTGGCGATTGATGATTTTGGGACAGGATATTCATCCCTTGGTTATCTGCATAGTTTTCCGATCAATATATTAAAGATTGATCATTCCTTTATCACTCGCATGAATAAAAATGGGGGAGATTTAGAGATTGTTAGGACGATTGTGAACATGGCTCATAATCTAGGCATGGAAGTAGTAGCCGAGGGAATAGAGACCACAGAGCAGTTGGTGCAATTAAGGGAGATGAATTGTGACTATGGACAGGGTTATTTCTTTTCACATCCAATTGATGGTAGAGAGGCGGGTATCTTAATTGAAAATGATCCAGTTTGGTAA
- a CDS encoding RsmD family RNA methyltransferase, which yields MNVIGGILKGKNIPFNNKRFNNAECTPQIIKGALFSSLGEDLQGKSLLDLYACSGQIGIEALSRNAKLVVFNEIDLKRFRFTQSLINEWGLNKRSIIFHFHALRCLRYLDHNNFLFDYIFIDPPYEKQSREVKIYKEILEELGKRFVLNRDGVIIIQHYYRNHFQRQIGGFSLISTKRYANNSLSYFKRVT from the coding sequence ATGAATGTAATAGGAGGAATACTTAAGGGCAAGAATATCCCCTTTAATAATAAAAGGTTCAATAATGCTGAATGTACTCCTCAAATAATCAAAGGAGCCCTGTTCTCTAGTCTGGGGGAAGACTTGCAAGGGAAATCATTACTTGATCTCTATGCATGCTCTGGTCAGATTGGAATTGAGGCACTCAGCAGAAACGCCAAATTAGTTGTTTTCAATGAGATTGATTTAAAAAGGTTTCGCTTCACACAATCTCTAATTAATGAATGGGGGCTTAATAAAAGATCGATCATATTTCATTTTCATGCATTAAGATGTTTAAGATACCTAGATCACAATAATTTTTTATTTGATTACATCTTCATCGATCCTCCATACGAGAAGCAATCAAGAGAGGTTAAAATATATAAAGAGATACTTGAAGAATTGGGGAAACGCTTTGTTCTAAATAGAGATGGAGTAATTATCATACAGCATTACTATAGAAATCATTTTCAAAGACAAATTGGAGGGTTTTCCCTCATTTCAACGAAAAGATATGCAAACAACTCACTTTCTTATTTTAAAAGAGTCACATAG